Proteins encoded within one genomic window of Pseudodesulfovibrio senegalensis:
- a CDS encoding DegT/DnrJ/EryC1/StrS family aminotransferase: MSNRRIFLSPPHMGGSELEQVHAVFDSNYIAPAGPHIERFEQRMAEYTGFGHCVALSSGTAAIHLGLRLLGVRPGDLVIASTLTFIASVSPALWLGAEPLFVDSCEQTWTMDPALLERALEQAHRDGRRVGAVVPTDIYGQCADYDRIQDVCQRFGVPLLTDAAEALGARYGERSAGKGAQVAAFSFNGNKIITCSGGGMLATDNRELAEHARKLSQQAREPFVHYEHVEMGYNYRMSNVCAGIGLGQMDVLHERVAQRREIFSLYSQLLGRVSGISFMPEAAYGRASRWLTVMLLDPERCAASPEQVRLALEAENIESRPVWKPMHCQPVFAGARCEGGAVAESLFARGLCLPSGTAMTRADVERVAGIIRECSA, translated from the coding sequence GTGAGCAACAGGCGCATATTTCTTTCTCCACCCCATATGGGGGGCAGCGAACTCGAACAGGTGCACGCCGTGTTCGATTCCAATTATATCGCCCCTGCCGGGCCGCACATCGAGCGGTTCGAGCAGCGCATGGCCGAATACACGGGATTCGGGCATTGCGTGGCCCTGAGCTCGGGCACGGCCGCCATCCATCTGGGCCTGCGCCTGCTGGGCGTGCGGCCCGGCGATCTGGTCATCGCCTCCACCCTGACGTTCATTGCCTCTGTTTCCCCGGCCCTGTGGCTGGGGGCCGAGCCGTTGTTCGTGGACAGCTGTGAGCAGACATGGACCATGGACCCGGCCCTGCTGGAGCGCGCGCTGGAACAGGCGCACCGTGACGGACGGCGCGTGGGTGCGGTGGTGCCCACGGACATTTACGGCCAGTGCGCGGACTATGACCGCATTCAGGACGTGTGCCAACGCTTCGGCGTTCCCCTGCTCACTGACGCGGCCGAGGCCCTTGGCGCGCGCTATGGGGAACGCTCCGCGGGGAAGGGCGCGCAGGTGGCGGCGTTTTCCTTCAACGGCAACAAGATCATCACCTGCTCGGGCGGGGGCATGCTGGCTACGGACAACAGGGAACTGGCCGAACACGCGCGAAAGCTTTCGCAGCAGGCGCGCGAGCCGTTCGTGCACTACGAGCATGTGGAAATGGGCTACAATTACCGCATGAGCAACGTGTGCGCGGGCATCGGGCTGGGCCAGATGGACGTGCTGCACGAGCGCGTGGCGCAGCGCCGCGAGATATTTTCCCTGTATTCCCAACTGCTGGGCCGCGTGTCCGGCATATCCTTCATGCCTGAGGCCGCCTATGGCCGCGCCAGCCGCTGGCTGACCGTGATGCTGCTGGACCCGGAACGCTGTGCCGCGAGTCCGGAGCAGGTGCGTCTGGCCCTTGAGGCCGAAAACATCGAGTCCCGCCCGGTGTGGAAGCCCATGCATTGCCAGCCCGTGTTTGCCGGGGCGCGCTGCGAAGGCGGGGCCGTGGCCGAATCTTTGTTTGCGCGGGGCCTGTGCCTGCCCTCGGGCACGGCCATGACCCGGGCGGACGTGGAGCGCGTGGCCGGAATCATCCGGGAGTGCTCCGCATGA
- a CDS encoding polysaccharide biosynthesis protein: MSLAPHLVRNLRNRNFFIMLGLDALVFMVSVWLAYQLRFDFQVSGQYRAQLWGMLALSVPVKMGIFLLFGQYRGMWRYTSLEDFWKLLRLSALQSLVLVAAALVAFHVRGLPRSVFILDWVFTFGLVAVLRLGIRAWHAGFPFARRGGVPALVIGAGNEGARIVHELAGARSGRQEWSVVGLLDEDASRHGRTVHGVPVLGGLDALEAVVQRFGVRGLLIAVDKASPGEMRAIVERCSSTGLPYRILPAMSEILDGRVSVNALRDLRYEDLLGRDPVELDTGRIAGCVAGKVVLVTGAGGSIGSELCRQLVRFGPARLVLVDAGEFNLYSIQSELEQDFGFDNVEGVLGSICDEPLMQRVFADHRPAIVFHAAAYKHVPILERSPWQAVNNNITGSRIVMDAAVDAGVERFVLVSTDKAVRPTNVMGASKRVTELLMQARLGQGTRFMAVRFGNVLGSSGSVVPLFRRQIEKGGPVTVTHPDVTRYFMSIPEAAQLILQAASMGREQGGEVFVLDMGVPVRITDMARDLIRLSGREPDTDIRLVFTGLRPGEKLHEELITAGEGIVRTEHEKILVLARKPSDASEFSPGTPMDPERLHDLLARLEQAASVRDSAAIRGLLVQLVPEYTGRD, encoded by the coding sequence ATGAGTCTTGCCCCGCATCTTGTGCGCAACCTGCGCAACCGCAACTTCTTCATCATGCTGGGGCTGGACGCGCTGGTGTTCATGGTCTCGGTCTGGCTGGCCTACCAGCTTCGTTTCGATTTTCAGGTGTCCGGCCAGTACCGCGCGCAGCTGTGGGGCATGCTGGCCCTGAGCGTGCCGGTCAAGATGGGCATTTTCCTGCTGTTCGGCCAGTATCGCGGCATGTGGCGCTATACCAGCCTTGAGGATTTCTGGAAGTTGCTGCGCCTGAGCGCGTTGCAGAGCCTTGTGCTGGTGGCGGCCGCGCTGGTGGCCTTCCATGTGCGCGGTTTGCCCCGCAGCGTGTTCATTCTGGACTGGGTCTTCACCTTCGGGCTTGTGGCCGTGCTCCGGCTGGGCATCCGCGCGTGGCATGCGGGCTTTCCGTTCGCAAGGCGGGGCGGGGTCCCGGCGCTGGTCATTGGCGCGGGCAATGAAGGCGCGCGCATTGTTCATGAACTGGCCGGGGCGCGTTCCGGCAGGCAGGAGTGGTCCGTGGTGGGCCTGCTGGACGAGGATGCCTCCCGCCATGGGCGCACCGTGCACGGGGTTCCTGTGCTGGGCGGTCTGGATGCGTTGGAAGCGGTTGTTCAGCGTTTTGGCGTGCGCGGACTGCTCATAGCCGTGGACAAGGCCAGCCCCGGGGAGATGCGTGCCATTGTGGAGCGTTGCAGCAGCACCGGATTGCCATACCGCATTCTGCCCGCCATGAGCGAGATCCTGGACGGCCGGGTTTCGGTGAACGCCCTGCGCGACCTGCGCTATGAAGACCTTTTGGGACGCGACCCAGTGGAACTGGACACCGGGCGCATTGCCGGGTGCGTGGCCGGAAAGGTGGTGCTGGTCACGGGCGCGGGCGGCTCCATCGGTTCGGAACTGTGCCGCCAGTTGGTGCGTTTCGGCCCGGCGCGGCTGGTGCTGGTGGATGCCGGGGAATTCAATCTCTATTCCATCCAGTCCGAACTGGAGCAGGACTTCGGATTCGACAATGTGGAGGGCGTGCTCGGCTCCATTTGCGACGAGCCGCTTATGCAGCGCGTTTTTGCCGATCATCGACCGGCCATTGTCTTTCATGCCGCGGCCTACAAGCACGTCCCCATTCTGGAGCGTAGCCCATGGCAGGCCGTGAACAACAACATCACGGGTTCGCGTATCGTCATGGACGCGGCCGTGGACGCAGGCGTGGAAAGGTTCGTGCTGGTGTCCACGGACAAGGCCGTGCGACCCACCAACGTCATGGGCGCGAGCAAGCGCGTCACCGAATTGCTCATGCAGGCGCGGCTCGGGCAGGGCACCCGGTTCATGGCCGTGCGTTTCGGCAACGTGCTCGGGTCCAGCGGGTCGGTGGTGCCGCTGTTTCGCCGTCAGATAGAAAAGGGCGGTCCGGTCACCGTGACCCACCCGGACGTGACCCGTTATTTCATGTCCATTCCCGAGGCCGCGCAGCTCATCCTGCAGGCCGCGAGCATGGGCAGGGAGCAGGGCGGCGAGGTCTTTGTGCTGGACATGGGCGTGCCCGTGCGCATCACGGACATGGCCCGCGACCTGATCCGCCTTTCCGGCCGGGAGCCGGACACGGACATCAGGCTGGTGTTCACCGGACTGCGGCCCGGCGAAAAGCTGCATGAGGAACTGATCACCGCGGGCGAAGGCATCGTGCGCACCGAGCATGAAAAGATTCTGGTGCTGGCCCGGAAGCCGTCGGATGCTTCGGAGTTCTCGCCGGGCACGCCCATGGACCCGGAACGGTTGCACGATCTGCTGGCCCGGCTCGAGCAGGCTGCAAGCGTTCGGGATTCCGCAGCAATTCGCGGGCTGCTTGTTCAACTGGTTCCCGAATACACGGGCCGGGACTGA
- a CDS encoding beta-1,3-glucanase family protein, producing MRFILAIISTLLFCTASLAGTAPVTMTFDIPATLDPSEVWVTFVNTNGHITGTYKDTTGASNNLELNTSYSLAQMTSPTSLNGAPANTPAVSLESYESGRVYVSIGAQMTDLVQGQQPVANNINDSNYYKRYQYFEPTVKLNGDGDTCLWVDLSYIDFTSISLSLEMFNATTAANSPQKTQACSTALVKAAASTAETGQNNVRPTTAGIPPDTNFARVVAPNINGDYYHDWTYLLQTVLPGNVTHIKGLFAGVGSGPWADPTLQQQTYDFDATFDAGGGVTLVANTGSGNGRAACIPTSPVDLQGDGIGDDVSIRIEFSEMNAIYGIWGNNPKYTVTQDGVEQPQTAGITNDVYGWIVGDLMAGTCFGFVGSTTDFNGTAIGDMDSADWWGGVRTDGTRLDTANTPAGQDIVFEEVQSDERCYHNYAATLLHLTPAYGFPLQDRLDKNLMTYNAWTDQNAYMQLTINPDTVAIPPVYLLLQ from the coding sequence ATGCGCTTCATACTGGCAATTATCAGCACATTATTATTTTGCACCGCAAGCTTGGCGGGAACAGCGCCTGTCACCATGACGTTCGACATTCCTGCAACCCTGGATCCTTCGGAGGTGTGGGTCACCTTCGTGAACACCAACGGACACATCACCGGCACGTACAAGGATACTACCGGAGCTTCCAACAACCTTGAGCTCAACACGTCATACAGCCTGGCGCAAATGACCAGCCCCACTTCCCTGAACGGAGCTCCGGCCAACACGCCCGCCGTATCCCTCGAATCCTACGAATCCGGGCGTGTGTATGTCAGCATCGGCGCGCAGATGACCGACCTGGTACAAGGCCAGCAGCCCGTGGCCAACAATATCAATGATTCCAACTACTACAAACGCTACCAATATTTCGAGCCCACAGTGAAGCTGAACGGGGACGGCGACACCTGCCTGTGGGTGGACCTCTCATATATCGACTTCACCTCCATCTCCCTTTCCCTTGAGATGTTCAACGCCACCACCGCAGCCAACAGTCCGCAAAAGACACAGGCCTGCAGCACGGCCCTGGTCAAGGCCGCGGCGTCCACCGCGGAAACAGGGCAGAACAACGTCCGCCCCACCACCGCCGGCATACCGCCCGACACAAACTTCGCCCGCGTGGTCGCGCCCAACATAAACGGCGACTACTACCACGACTGGACCTACCTGTTGCAAACAGTGCTCCCCGGAAACGTCACCCACATCAAGGGACTTTTCGCGGGCGTAGGCTCCGGCCCCTGGGCCGATCCCACTCTCCAGCAACAGACATACGATTTCGATGCCACGTTCGATGCGGGCGGCGGCGTCACCCTTGTGGCCAACACGGGATCCGGCAATGGTCGCGCCGCGTGTATTCCCACTTCCCCGGTCGATCTGCAGGGAGACGGCATCGGTGACGACGTTTCCATACGCATCGAGTTCAGCGAAATGAACGCCATCTACGGCATATGGGGCAACAATCCCAAGTATACCGTTACCCAGGACGGTGTGGAACAACCCCAGACCGCGGGCATTACCAACGACGTGTACGGCTGGATCGTCGGAGACCTGATGGCAGGCACATGCTTCGGATTCGTGGGCAGCACCACCGACTTCAACGGCACAGCCATCGGGGACATGGACAGCGCGGACTGGTGGGGCGGCGTCCGGACCGATGGTACGCGGCTCGACACGGCCAATACCCCGGCAGGACAGGACATCGTCTTTGAAGAGGTGCAATCGGACGAGCGCTGCTACCACAACTACGCGGCCACGCTTCTTCACCTGACTCCGGCATACGGATTCCCGTTGCAGGACCGGCTGGACAAGAACCTCATGACCTACAACGCATGGACCGACCAGAACGCTTACATGCAACTGACCATCAACCCGGACACCGTGGCCATTCCGCCCGTATACCTGCTCTTGCAGTAA
- a CDS encoding DegT/DnrJ/EryC1/StrS family aminotransferase, giving the protein MPVREKDDFLVFGSPLVGEEEIAEVEQSLRSGWLGTGPKVARFEKDFAAYAGGEHAAACNSCTAALHLALVALNLKPGDEVITTPLTFCASVNAIIHAGATPVLADVDPVSGNIDPERVREKITDRTRAILPVHYAGRACDMDAVMAIAREHGLRVVEDCAHAIETTYKGRHVGTIGDFGCFSFYVTKNVITGEGGMVLAREQENIARIKVLGLHGMSADAWKRFGDEGYKHYMVVEAGFKYNMMDIQAAIGIHQLARVEENLVRRNEIWAAYDKAFANLPLTLPAPEEPDTRHGRHLYTILVDEDACGVKRDVMLERMTREGIGVGVHYLSIPEHPYYRERFGWNLEDTPEAVRMGRQTLSLPLSAKLADRDVDDVVRAVKHCLGAE; this is encoded by the coding sequence ATGCCTGTCCGTGAAAAGGACGATTTTCTTGTTTTCGGCTCCCCGCTGGTGGGGGAGGAAGAAATAGCCGAGGTGGAACAGAGCCTGCGCAGCGGCTGGCTGGGGACCGGCCCCAAGGTGGCCCGGTTCGAAAAGGATTTTGCCGCCTATGCCGGGGGCGAGCACGCTGCTGCCTGCAACTCCTGCACGGCGGCCCTGCACTTGGCGCTGGTGGCCCTGAACCTGAAGCCCGGGGACGAGGTCATCACCACGCCCCTGACCTTTTGCGCCTCGGTCAACGCCATTATCCACGCCGGGGCCACCCCGGTGCTGGCGGACGTGGACCCGGTGTCCGGAAACATCGACCCCGAACGTGTCCGCGAAAAGATAACGGACCGCACCCGCGCCATCCTGCCCGTGCACTATGCGGGCCGCGCCTGCGACATGGACGCCGTCATGGCCATTGCCCGCGAGCATGGCCTTCGTGTGGTGGAAGACTGCGCTCACGCCATCGAGACCACCTACAAGGGTCGCCATGTGGGCACCATCGGCGATTTCGGGTGCTTCAGCTTTTACGTGACCAAGAACGTGATTACGGGCGAGGGCGGCATGGTGCTGGCCCGCGAGCAGGAAAACATCGCCCGCATCAAGGTGCTGGGGTTGCACGGCATGAGCGCGGACGCGTGGAAACGTTTCGGCGACGAGGGCTACAAGCACTACATGGTCGTGGAAGCCGGGTTCAAGTACAACATGATGGACATCCAGGCCGCCATCGGCATCCATCAACTGGCCCGCGTGGAAGAGAATCTGGTGCGGCGCAACGAGATATGGGCCGCATACGACAAGGCCTTTGCCAATCTGCCTTTGACCCTGCCCGCGCCCGAAGAGCCGGACACCCGCCACGGCAGGCACCTGTACACCATATTGGTGGACGAGGACGCCTGCGGCGTGAAGCGCGATGTCATGCTGGAGCGCATGACCCGCGAGGGCATCGGCGTGGGCGTGCACTATTTGAGCATTCCCGAGCATCCCTACTACCGGGAGCGTTTCGGCTGGAATCTGGAAGACACGCCCGAGGCCGTGCGCATGGGCCGCCAGACATTGAGCCTGCCCTTGTCCGCCAAGCTGGCGGACCGGGACGTGGACGACGTGGTGCGGGCCGTGAAACATTGTCTGGGTGCGGAGTAG
- a CDS encoding HIT family protein: MDNDCIFCKIVAGEIPCAKVFESETCLGFLDIAPVNKGHALVLPKAHHPALWDLPAGLGEDLMAAMKAVSVAVRETTGAHGLNVMQNNLEAAGQLVPHLHFHVIPRFSDDGLQLWAQGSYASGDEMNALAESIRRAVE, from the coding sequence ATGGATAACGATTGTATATTCTGCAAAATCGTGGCCGGAGAAATCCCCTGTGCCAAGGTTTTCGAGTCCGAGACCTGTCTGGGTTTTCTGGACATTGCGCCGGTGAACAAGGGCCATGCCCTTGTGTTGCCCAAAGCGCACCACCCCGCCCTGTGGGATCTGCCTGCCGGGCTGGGCGAAGACCTGATGGCGGCCATGAAGGCCGTGAGTGTTGCCGTACGCGAAACAACCGGCGCACACGGCCTGAACGTGATGCAGAACAACCTTGAAGCAGCAGGGCAGCTTGTGCCGCATCTGCATTTTCATGTGATCCCGCGTTTTTCGGACGACGGGCTGCAGTTGTGGGCGCAGGGCTCCTATGCGTCGGGTGACGAGATGAATGCTCTTGCGGAATCCATCCGCAGGGCCGTTGAATAG
- a CDS encoding amidohydrolase family protein has translation MRIDVHTHAFAPKIADRVLHQLEGHYGVHPVGTGQADDLIGQMDKAGLDKAVVLQAATTPEQVVPANDWAISLRRNNPRFIPFGTLHPDFERNAEELDRLEENGIQGLKFHPDFQGFRMDDAGFYSLMELVGDRFICLFHVGDTMPPEENPSCPKKMAALHRDFPETTMIAAHMGGYRQWEYALEHLADSGIYVDCSSVLEFVDDDLLAKLYDVYPEDRVLFGSDYPLYGAASEIEELTRRLQLSNEQLDRLLSRAGDLFE, from the coding sequence ATGCGAATCGACGTACATACCCATGCCTTTGCCCCCAAGATTGCGGACAGGGTGCTGCACCAACTGGAAGGACACTACGGGGTGCACCCGGTCGGAACAGGCCAGGCCGACGACCTGATCGGACAAATGGACAAGGCCGGGCTGGACAAGGCCGTGGTGCTGCAGGCCGCAACAACTCCCGAGCAGGTCGTGCCGGCCAACGACTGGGCCATCAGCCTCAGGAGGAACAACCCCCGGTTCATCCCTTTCGGGACGCTGCATCCGGATTTCGAGCGCAATGCCGAAGAACTGGATCGTCTTGAAGAGAACGGCATTCAGGGCTTGAAGTTCCACCCGGACTTTCAGGGCTTTCGCATGGACGATGCCGGATTCTATTCGTTGATGGAACTGGTGGGCGACAGATTCATCTGCCTTTTTCATGTGGGCGACACCATGCCCCCGGAAGAGAATCCGTCCTGCCCGAAAAAGATGGCCGCACTGCACAGGGATTTCCCGGAAACAACCATGATCGCGGCCCACATGGGCGGCTACCGCCAATGGGAATATGCCCTTGAACATCTCGCCGACAGCGGAATTTATGTCGACTGCTCCAGCGTTCTCGAATTCGTGGACGACGACCTGCTGGCGAAGCTCTATGACGTATACCCGGAAGACAGGGTGTTGTTCGGGAGTGACTATCCGCTGTATGGCGCCGCGTCCGAAATCGAGGAGCTGACCCGCCGGTTGCAGTTGAGTAACGAACAACTGGACAGGCTCCTGAGCCGCGCCGGGGATTTGTTCGAGTAG
- a CDS encoding NeuD/PglB/VioB family sugar acetyltransferase, translated as MRVVVVGSGGHGAVVLDALLRMREAGADMVPVGIVSRRDHGSEILGVRVLGDHDALETMEHDAVVLAIGDNRTRCRVAQELSQSAFCSVVHPAAVVAPDVEIGPGAVVLAGAVVNTRTRLGAHCILNTGCTVDHDCEIGPFCHVAPGVHLAGNVRLEQGAFMGIGSCAVPGVRVGQWAVAGAGAAVVADVADHATVTGVPARTTSQS; from the coding sequence ATGCGCGTGGTGGTGGTCGGCAGCGGCGGGCATGGCGCGGTGGTGCTGGACGCACTGCTGCGCATGCGCGAGGCCGGGGCCGACATGGTGCCCGTGGGCATTGTTTCCCGCCGGGACCACGGCAGCGAGATTCTGGGCGTGCGCGTGCTGGGCGATCATGACGCGCTGGAAACGATGGAGCATGACGCGGTGGTGCTGGCCATCGGCGACAACCGCACCCGCTGCCGGGTGGCGCAGGAATTGTCCCAGAGCGCTTTTTGCAGCGTGGTGCATCCTGCGGCCGTTGTGGCCCCGGACGTGGAAATCGGCCCGGGGGCCGTGGTCCTTGCCGGGGCCGTGGTCAACACCCGCACGCGTCTTGGCGCGCACTGCATCCTGAACACGGGCTGCACCGTGGACCACGACTGCGAAATCGGCCCGTTCTGTCACGTTGCGCCGGGCGTGCATCTGGCGGGCAACGTGCGGCTGGAACAGGGCGCGTTCATGGGCATCGGCTCATGCGCGGTTCCGGGCGTGCGCGTGGGCCAATGGGCCGTTGCCGGGGCCGGAGCCGCCGTGGTTGCGGATGTTGCGGATCATGCCACGGTAACGGGCGTTCCGGCCCGGACCACAAGTCAAAGCTGA
- the lepB gene encoding signal peptidase I: MSRDIVKSVRETFEILVVALVLAFFIRTFVVQAFKIPSGSMLETLQIGDHLLVSKFLYGIKLPFSDHVLIPISDPQRGDVIVFKYPENPDVDFIKRVVAVPGDTVEIRGKKLYVNGKLDKNPHANHKDPTVYPKAARFPDRLSPDQFDAYFNGSGHMSKRDNMPLLTVPKGKYFVMGDNRDGSHDSRFWGFVDREAIIGKAIIIHWSWASFTDVRWSRIGTLVK, translated from the coding sequence ATGAGCAGAGACATCGTCAAATCCGTGCGCGAGACGTTCGAGATCCTTGTGGTCGCATTGGTTCTGGCCTTTTTTATTCGTACCTTCGTGGTGCAGGCCTTCAAGATTCCCTCGGGTTCCATGCTCGAAACCCTGCAGATCGGCGACCATTTGCTGGTCAGCAAATTTTTGTACGGCATCAAGTTGCCGTTTTCCGACCATGTCCTGATTCCGATTTCCGATCCCCAGCGTGGCGACGTGATCGTGTTCAAGTATCCGGAAAACCCGGATGTGGATTTCATCAAGCGCGTGGTGGCCGTGCCGGGCGACACCGTGGAGATTCGCGGCAAGAAGCTTTACGTAAACGGCAAGCTGGATAAAAATCCCCACGCCAACCACAAGGACCCCACGGTCTATCCCAAGGCCGCCCGTTTTCCCGACAGGCTTTCCCCGGACCAGTTCGACGCCTATTTCAACGGTTCGGGCCACATGTCCAAACGCGACAACATGCCGCTGTTGACCGTGCCCAAGGGCAAGTATTTCGTCATGGGCGACAACCGCGACGGCTCGCACGATTCCCGGTTCTGGGGATTCGTGGACCGCGAGGCCATCATCGGCAAGGCCATAATCATCCACTGGTCGTGGGCCAGCTTCACGGATGTGCGCTGGAGCCGAATCGGTACGCTGGTGAAATAG
- a CDS encoding integration host factor subunit alpha, which yields MSGQTLTKAGIVDYIYERTDKNRAEIKDLVETILDVMKESIKKDHALLVSGFGKFEAYDKRARKGRNPQTSATITLPPRKVVVFRLSRKFRAELNPS from the coding sequence ATGAGTGGGCAGACACTGACCAAGGCCGGAATTGTCGATTACATTTACGAACGTACCGACAAGAACCGCGCCGAAATCAAGGATCTTGTCGAGACCATCCTGGATGTCATGAAAGAGTCCATCAAGAAGGACCATGCGCTTCTGGTGAGTGGGTTCGGCAAATTCGAAGCCTATGACAAGCGTGCCCGCAAGGGACGCAATCCCCAGACCAGCGCAACCATTACCCTGCCCCCGCGCAAGGTTGTGGTTTTCCGCCTTTCCAGAAAGTTCCGGGCCGAGCTCAACCCCTCCTAG
- the selD gene encoding selenide, water dikinase SelD has product MAELRLVNTVKAAGUAAKIAPGDLERALSGLKGLHDPRVLAGMGGDNEDAVIMRFPAGKALVQTVDFFTPIVNDPFKFGQVAAANALSDVYAMGGEPWAAMNIVCFPAKTMPGTILERIISGGLDKVQESGAVQAGGHSVEDDEIKFGLAVSGVVDPDNFASNRGVRPGDELLLTKPIGTGVLATAVKAEWQDCDRLEDILYTWASRLNRGGGDVIRELGLKGATDVTGFGLGGHLVELAQASEVRIELHTDRVPFIPDAVELAGMGLLPAGSLCNRDYFMGRTQLGDNLDPVLRDLTFDAQTSGGLVLAVPPGKLEQARAMLEASGDLAAHVGTAVEPGASEDAAVLIVT; this is encoded by the coding sequence GTGGCCGAACTCAGGCTTGTGAACACCGTGAAAGCGGCGGGTTGAGCCGCCAAGATCGCTCCGGGTGATCTGGAGCGGGCTCTTTCCGGGTTGAAAGGGCTTCACGACCCCAGAGTGCTCGCCGGTATGGGCGGCGACAATGAAGATGCGGTGATCATGCGCTTTCCTGCGGGCAAGGCGCTGGTTCAGACCGTGGACTTCTTTACGCCCATCGTCAACGACCCGTTCAAGTTCGGGCAGGTGGCCGCGGCCAATGCGCTTTCCGATGTCTACGCCATGGGCGGTGAACCGTGGGCGGCCATGAACATCGTCTGTTTCCCGGCCAAGACCATGCCCGGCACCATTCTGGAACGCATCATTTCCGGCGGGCTGGACAAGGTGCAGGAATCAGGGGCCGTGCAGGCGGGCGGACACAGCGTGGAAGACGACGAGATCAAGTTCGGTCTTGCGGTTTCCGGGGTGGTGGACCCGGACAACTTCGCCTCCAACCGGGGCGTGCGCCCGGGCGACGAGCTCTTGCTGACCAAGCCCATTGGCACGGGCGTGCTGGCCACGGCGGTCAAGGCCGAATGGCAGGACTGCGACCGACTGGAAGATATTTTGTATACGTGGGCCTCGCGCCTGAACAGGGGCGGCGGCGACGTGATCCGTGAGCTGGGCCTCAAGGGAGCCACGGACGTGACCGGCTTCGGGCTGGGCGGGCATCTTGTGGAGCTGGCGCAGGCCAGCGAGGTGCGCATTGAGCTGCACACGGACCGGGTGCCCTTCATTCCCGATGCCGTGGAGCTGGCGGGCATGGGCCTGTTGCCTGCGGGCAGCCTGTGCAACCGGGATTATTTCATGGGCCGCACGCAGCTGGGCGACAATCTCGACCCGGTGCTGCGCGACCTGACTTTCGACGCCCAGACTTCGGGCGGGCTCGTGCTGGCCGTGCCTCCGGGCAAGCTGGAGCAGGCCCGCGCCATGCTGGAAGCCTCCGGGGATCTGGCCGCCCATGTGGGCACGGCCGTGGAGCCGGGCGCATCCGAAGACGCCGCCGTATTGATCGTGACATAA